The Euphorbia lathyris chromosome 2, ddEupLath1.1, whole genome shotgun sequence genome includes a window with the following:
- the LOC136220693 gene encoding transcription factor MYB74-like — protein sequence MGKAPSSSSDKNGLKKGPWTAEEDQKLIDYIQTHGHGRWRILPKNAGLKRCGKSCRLRWTNYLRPDIKRGKFSFEEEQAIIQMHSVLGNKWSIIASRLPGRTDNEIKNYWNTHIKKKLLRMGIDPVTHKPRLDLLQLYSFLNSTSSSQINISNLLGIGSTFNPNMLNLLPSQPIHQEHQIHNLQQNQIQEDQLVHTATAEFLNEAQHLQPNFSGQIPNCGYYEFSNQANNSCENVSNLGFSSLMSTPSSNTTPLRSSSTTYVNGGTEDERDSYCSNNMLMFDISNGFDVNGFL from the exons atgggaaaagcaccttcttcttcttctgacaAAAATGGACTAAAAAAAGGTCCATGGACTGCTGAAGAAGATCAGAAATTGATTGATTATATTCAAACACACGGCCATGGCCGCTGGCGAATTCTTCCTAAGAATGCAG GACTGAAAAGATGTGGAAAGAGTTGCCGACTTAGGTGGACTAATTACTTGAGGCCTGATATTAAAAGAGGCAAATTTTCTTTTGAGGAAGAACAAGCCATTATTCAAATGCATAGTGTTTTGGGCAATaa ATGGTCTATTATTGCTTCCCGTTTGCCTGGAAGAACAGATAATGAGATAAAGAACTACTGGAATACACACATAAAGAAGAAACTGTTAAGGATGGGAATTGATCCAGTCACCCATAAACCACGTCTAGATCTTCTTCAACTCTACTCATTTCTCAACTCAACTTCATCATCTCaaattaatatttcaaattTACTTGGAATTGGATCTACATTTAATCCAAATATGCTTAATCTTTTACCTTCTCAACCTATTCATCAAGAACATCAAATCCACAACTTacaacaaaatcaaattcaaGAAGATCAATTAGTCCATACTGCTACTGCTGAGTTTCTTAATGAAGCTCAACATTTGCAACCAAATTTCAGTGGCCAAATTCCAAACTGTGGGTATTATGAATTTAGTAATCAAGCTAATAATTCATGTGAAAATGTATCAAATTTGGGGTTTAGCTCACTCATGTCTACACCTTCATCCAATACGACACCGTTGCGGTCTTCGTCCACAACATATGTCAATGGTGGCACAGAAGATGAAAGAGATAGTTACTGTAGTAACAACATGTTGATGTTCGATATTTCAAATGGATTTGATGTTAATGGCTTCTTGTAA
- the LOC136217236 gene encoding uncharacterized protein, with the protein MENSGTTGSGSPFKHLRMENIDTARIPPSSDAAAGHFKKKSRRKFVRLIKAVLFETSLANKIKKRAKKKKQIANGDSASINDKDTYPITATTLNKKFGKKNQGRIISGTPSIETSSISSSSCASSIASSSMRFPDTDITNLLEQQKQKNEEKGKGYYGINTGLCLILVALLVLVVWGKLFAILCTSAWLFFLPNWSKGKMLLKGRLKAEESMDREEYNKKIIMEGLLDRKRS; encoded by the exons ATGGAGAATTCAGGTACAACTGGTAGCGGTTCTCCCTTCAAGCATCTCCGGATGGAAAATATTGACACTGCTCGTATTCCGCCGTCATCAGATGCCGCCGCCGGTCatttcaaaaagaaaagtaGAAGGAAATTTGTTCGTCTAATCAAAGCTGTTCTCTTTGAAACATCCCTG GCTAATAAGATCAAGAAAAGggcgaagaagaagaaacaaatCGCAAACGGAGATTCAGCATCAATAAATGACAAGGATACATATCCAATAACAGCAACAACATTGAATAAAAAATTCGGGAAGAAAAATCAAGGAAGGATCATATCTGGTACACCATCGATTGAAACATCATCaatatcttcatcttcatgtgCATCATCGATTGCTTCGAGTTCCATGAGGTTCCCAGACACTGATATTACAAATCTATTGGAACAACAAAAACAGAAGAATGAAGAGAAGGGAAAAGGGTATTATGGTATTAATACAGGGCTGTGTTTGATTCTCGTAGCTTTGTTAGTTCTGGTGGTATGGGGTAAGTTATTTGCTATTTTATGCACATCGGCATGGCTATTTTTCTTGCCAAATTGGAGCAAAGGGAAGATGTTGCTGAAAGGTAGACTTAAAGCTGAGGAATCAATGGACAGAGAAGAGTACAACAAAAAGATCATTATGGAGGGATTACTTGACAGGAAAAGGTCTTAA